The DNA region TGAACAtgaagaaatttcttaaaaagCTGCGTATCACTCCCAATCAACGAGACGACGGTGAAGGTTCTGTTTCTAACCGAAGCAACAAGTCCAGCGATGCAGAACCATCTCCTTCTGATTCTTTGAGGTCTCAAGATACGACTCATAGTAATAACCCTGAATTCAAACCCTTTTCTGGTTTATCCAATTGGTTAAGCTCTGTTGCTCAAAGACGTAGccctactactactactactactactactactacttcttcCAATGCCATTAGTAAAGAGGATGAATCAACCATGGAACTTGGTGGTGGGTCGGAATCTGGGTTGCAGGGTTTGGGTTCTACTAATTCCAAGGATCcggaagttgaagaagaataCCAGATACAGTTGGCTCTAGAGTTAAGTGCTAGGGAGGATCCTGAAGCTGCCCAGATTGAGGCTATGAAGCAGTTCAGTTTAGGTTCTCGTCCTTCTCCTCCCGAGAATTCTCCAGCTGAACTCATGGCATATAGATACTGGGTGAGTTTTTGACTCATTGCTAGAAATAGAAACAATTCCTTAGTCACTTGAGCAAATAATAGACTGTGCTTCAATAGAATTAAGTGTTGAGTTGATACCAGAATCCACCTAGAGAGATTTCTTGACTAGTAACTCTATACTATTTCTTCTGACCAATTTTATATCATCTGGAATTTTGCAGAATTATAACTGTCTTGGCTATGATGACAAGATTGTGGATGGTTTCTATGACCTGTGTGGAGTAATGAATGAATCTTCCTTAGAAAGAATACCTCCCTTAGTTGATCTCCAAGGGACACTTGTGTCGGATGGTGTAACTTGGGATGCTGTTCTTGTGAACAGAAGCGAAGATCCTAATCTGTTGAGGCTTGAACAAAAGGCTCTTGATATTGCAGCAAAATCAAAGTCAGCGTCTTCTTCAGGGTTTGTGAACAGTGAACTGGTAAGGAAGCTGGCAGTTTTAGTTGCAGATTACATGGGTGGACCAGTTGTGGAGCCAGATAGTACGTTAAGAGCTTGGTGGAGTCTGAGCTACAGCTTGAAAGCAACCCTCCGTAGCATGGTTTTACCCCTGGGTTCTCTAACTATTGGATTGGCTCGTCATCGTGCCTTGTTATTCAAAGTATGTACCCTGccctcttttacttttgctttgtttgatAATTAGCATACGAGGGTAACTTTTTGTAATCTCATGACTGTTGAAGCTTCTTGCTAGTTTGGTGCGTGTTTGAAATTTTGTGCAAAATGCCCTTGTTTGTCTGACTATGTTTTCTTACATACAAAGCTTATTGCACCTCTAAAACGCGGTGTGGTGTTTCGTCTCTTCTTTCTTATGAGACTTTGTAGGTTTTGTGTGATAGTGTCGGTGTTCCTTGTCGAATAGTCAAAGGACAGCAATATACTGGTTCAGATGATGTGGCAATGAACTCCATTAAGACTGATGATGGCAGGTGACTTTCGAATTTGAATTCAATTGTTATGTACTTTCAACAATTTCTCTGTCACTTGTAGAGAAAAATGTATGTGTATATTTCTGCTCACCAACCGTGTGTGGGTGTATATGAAAATATGTGCATATGGACTTGGGCGTGTGTTATAGCTAACTCGCATCTCTAAAATGGCCAAAGTGTAACTAAAAGTGTAACTTTTTTTACTAGGATTGATAAAAGTGTAACTTTTTTTGGTGTAAGCAACAATACCGTTAGGATTGAAAGCAGGGAGCATGCGTCATGCTTGTATTGTGGTTACTGTTATTGCAGTCTGCAAATGGCAAAGTATTTTCCCTAATGCATCCAAATGTGAATTTTAGGGAGTACATTGTTGATCTCATGGGAGATCCAGGCACGCTTATCCCCGCTGATGCAGCTGGACTACAAATGGACTATGATGATTCTGTCTACTCTGCCAGTCCCAGGGATGCTGATTCATCTCATGTAGCTTCTTCCAGCAGTGGGGTCGAGAGCTCAATTGAAGAGCACGCAGGATCTTGGTCAGCGGAACATCGTTCTAGGACCAAGGGTTCCCGGGGGGAAAACCAGTCTGAAGGTGGAGGGGATCTCATGATTCATCCAAATATTTGTAGGGAAGTTGTGGGAAGTCATAAGGCTCCTGTTCAACCTGTATCCGGCAAGCCTACTCATTCTTTCACCCATGCCAGATCACCATCTTGGACTGAAGGTGTTAGCTCTCCAGCTGGACGCAGGATGAAAGTCAAAGATGTTTCACAATATATGATCGATGCTGCCAAAGAGAATTCACAACTAGCTCAAAAGCTTCATGATGTGTTACTTGAAAGTGGAGTTGTTGCTCCTCGAAACTTATTTTCAGAAGTTTATTCAGAGTCAATGGAGGCAACAGTTGAAATAAAACCTGTGGCTGAATCCAATGATGAGAAAGGGAAAGATTTTGGAACAATCCAGCAAGGAAGAAACCAGAGCAGTCTTGGCCCTGTGAGGTTTTTACCTCCACTTCCAAGACCGCAACCTAAAACAAATACTCATGATCGACGTGAACATTCAGGACCTGGACTCGGTCATTTGTCTGATGATTGCAAAATTGATGGTCAGTCTGATTCGTCACATTCTGAAACATCGACTGACTATCCCAGAAATGTTCCTGTTGCCGTAGCTGCAGCGGCTGTTGTTGCATCTTCCATGGTTGTTGCTGCTGCCAAGTCAGCAAACTCGGATTCATCCACCTTAGAACTTTCTGCTGCAGCTGCTGCTGCAGTTGTGGCGACAGCTGCTGCAGTGAGCAGGCAGCTTGAACTAGATTCACATAGCAACGGGGATGCTGGTTCTGCTGGGCTTCATGGGGTAGGTTCAGGAGGAGAACGAAAATCTGACAGATCTACTGGCAATGAAAGTTCAAAATCTGATTCTGCAATTGATGATGTGGCTGAATGCGAGATTTTGTGGGAGGAGGTTACTGTGGCTGAGCGTATCGGACTGGGTACTAACTTATGCTCTACTAAATGCTTTAGCGTAACAACTGCTACAACAAATAAGTATTATTGATTTACCTATTTTGATGCAGGATCATACGGAGAGGTGTATAGGGGAGATTGGCATGGAACTGTGAGTATCTCTTATTTCGTTAGCTTAATACAGTATCAATGTAGCTTACTAATTGGCTGGCAATGAGAGAAGCGTGGTAAATTTGCTTATTATTTCATTATCAATGAAACTCTTGATTTGGTAGGCAGTGGCTGTCAAGAAGTTCATTGACCAAGATATTACTGGAGAGGCACTGGAGGAATTCAGAAGTGAGGTATAAGTTCTTTCCTTCTCTGGAAATTCTTGCAccctttcaagtttcaaatattaaCCGCTAAATGACAGATTCGTAATATTTCATTTCGACTCGATTCAAGGTCCGGATGATGAGAAGGCTCAGACACCCTAACATTGTTCTCTTCATGGGAGCTGTAACTCGCCCTCCAAATCTCTCAATTGTTACAGAATTTCTTCCTAGGTATGCTATGATCTGTttcatgatttaattgttttcacGCTCGCTACATGATTTGCGTATCTTTGATGATAACTATCCTTGTCTCATCTATTAGTGAGCAGAGATCAGACTCATCGTTCTCTTTTCTGTGTGTACTTTTCAGCTTATAAGAAAATTTTGCTTGTGCAGAGGTAGCTTGTATAGGTTAATCCACAGGCCAAATAACCAATTAGATGAGCGAAAACGTCTGAGGATGGCTCTGGATGCTGTATTACTactcatttctcttcctctccttttTTACCTTTACGatatttttgtatcttcttggttgtttcttacaaaaacaaaataacttcgAACCTTTGTAGGCCCGTGGAATGAATTATTTACACAGCTGTAATCCGGTAATTGTTCATCGTGATCTTAAATCCCCAAACCTTCTAGTTGACAAAAACTGGGTTGTCAAGGTCAGTAATTCTTCCTCTCTAATTTCATTCTAGCTCCTGTTATATCTCTTAATGGCTTGCATATTTCTCAGGTGTGCGATTTTGGGTTGTCTAGAATGAAAGTAAGCACATACCTGTCTTCAAAGTCAACAGCAGGCACGGTAAGCTGCTAGAAGAGATTCATTGTTCTCCACTATGATAGTTAATGTCAACTAAAAAGATTTGAGTAGATTCTCAATTCATCAAGCCGAGGAACATAATTCGACAGTCAAATATCATCAGAAACAACATCATTTCTTACTTGGCGTGATGTTGTGTGTTTTCTCATTTTAGGCTGAATGGATGGCTCCAGAAGTGCTTAGAAACGAACCAGCGGATGAAAAGTAGGGTTTTTTCTTAAGCTTTCCTTACCAAAAGAAAGATGCTTCTAGCTTCTTATTATATTTGTCCCATGAAATGTTTCCTTATTAACATAATGTGAAAACAGGTGTGATGTGTACAGCTATGGAGTTATCCTGTGGGAACTCTTCACGTTACAGCAACCATGGGGGAAAATGAACCCAATGCAAGTTGTTGGTGCAGTAGGGTTTCAACATCGAAGACTTGAAATCCCAGAGTTTGTGGATCCTGGAATTGCAGATATCATCAGGAAATGTTGGCAGACGTAAGTCAGTTTATAGTAGTAGAGTCAGTTTTGTCAATGAAATTTAGCTCTGGTCTGTCTGTAatggtttaattatatatttgatctGGTATTATTGGTAGGGATCCAAGGTTAAGACCAAGTTTTGGAGAGATCATGGCTTCTCTAAAGCAGCTACAGAAACCTATAATGGGTCCGAACAAC from Camelina sativa cultivar DH55 chromosome 3, Cs, whole genome shotgun sequence includes:
- the LOC104775929 gene encoding serine/threonine-protein kinase EDR1-like — encoded protein: MKMNMKKFLKKLRITPNQRDDGEGSVSNRSNKSSDAEPSPSDSLRSQDTTHSNNPEFKPFSGLSNWLSSVAQRRSPTTTTTTTTTTSSNAISKEDESTMELGGGSESGLQGLGSTNSKDPEVEEEYQIQLALELSAREDPEAAQIEAMKQFSLGSRPSPPENSPAELMAYRYWNYNCLGYDDKIVDGFYDLCGVMNESSLERIPPLVDLQGTLVSDGVTWDAVLVNRSEDPNLLRLEQKALDIAAKSKSASSSGFVNSELVRKLAVLVADYMGGPVVEPDSTLRAWWSLSYSLKATLRSMVLPLGSLTIGLARHRALLFKVLCDSVGVPCRIVKGQQYTGSDDVAMNSIKTDDGREYIVDLMGDPGTLIPADAAGLQMDYDDSVYSASPRDADSSHVASSSSGVESSIEEHAGSWSAEHRSRTKGSRGENQSEGGGDLMIHPNICREVVGSHKAPVQPVSGKPTHSFTHARSPSWTEGVSSPAGRRMKVKDVSQYMIDAAKENSQLAQKLHDVLLESGVVAPRNLFSEVYSESMEATVEIKPVAESNDEKGKDFGTIQQGRNQSSLGPVRFLPPLPRPQPKTNTHDRREHSGPGLGHLSDDCKIDGQSDSSHSETSTDYPRNVPVAVAAAAVVASSMVVAAAKSANSDSSTLELSAAAAAAVVATAAAVSRQLELDSHSNGDAGSAGLHGVGSGGERKSDRSTGNESSKSDSAIDDVAECEILWEEVTVAERIGLGSYGEVYRGDWHGTAVAVKKFIDQDITGEALEEFRSEVRMMRRLRHPNIVLFMGAVTRPPNLSIVTEFLPRGSLYRLIHRPNNQLDERKRLRMALDAARGMNYLHSCNPVIVHRDLKSPNLLVDKNWVVKVCDFGLSRMKVSTYLSSKSTAGTAEWMAPEVLRNEPADEKCDVYSYGVILWELFTLQQPWGKMNPMQVVGAVGFQHRRLEIPEFVDPGIADIIRKCWQTDPRLRPSFGEIMASLKQLQKPIMGPNNQRAGVPSSSLITDEQEQ